Proteins from a genomic interval of Euwallacea fornicatus isolate EFF26 chromosome 1, ASM4011564v1, whole genome shotgun sequence:
- the Slbp gene encoding histone RNA hairpin-binding protein — MDSVHKLTMNTSLKNARIFDDDEWDDSGDFPVRKNKQVSGSLDTKHNSSFNNSSLLLNSIKEEPDTDNSFIEELKHQIKEETDCKIYSPKWEIKENNSSSEDEFKSYETSCNIKSEQSSPVSAQSIMPHTPPPPVISGEDSIDRMFDESPYNRELFESCKIKDVTPIKIENDGKTGDNSHGNQSWSSMRSAKRTVFTRPSPYKTNDSERGGKKVSIMSRLGPKVDKQEKNSVSGIQKKMPRQCSNSEMESDPIVLQRRQKQIEYGKNTIGYDNFTKMVPRSERKLDDPKTPPKYGKYSRRAWEGLIKQWRIKLHKYDPPEAKYDPSETS, encoded by the exons ATGGACTCTGTACACAAATTAACTATGAATACTTCTTTGAAAAACGCCAGAATATTCGACGAC gaCGAATGGGATGACAGTGGAGACTTCCCAGTAAGGAAAAACAAACAAGTGTCTGGCAGCTTGGATACAAAACATAACTCATCCTTTAATAATTCCTCTTTACTACTAAACAGCATTAAAGAAGAACCAGATACAGATAATTCCTTCATTGAAGAACTAAAACATCAGATTAAAGAAGAAACTGattgcaaaatttattcaCCAAAGTGGgagattaaagaaaataatagtaGCTCAGAGGATGAATTCAAAAGCTATGAGACAAGCTGTAATATCAAATCTGAGCAATCATCGCCTGTGTCAGCTCAAAGTATTATGCCACATACACCTCCACCTCCAGTAATAAGTGGTGAAGATTCAATCGATAGGATGTTTGATGAGTCTCCTTATAATAGGGAATTATTTGAAAGCTGCAAAATTAAAGATGTGACTCCTATAAAGATTGAAAATGATGGAAAAACTGGTGATAATTCTCATGGTAATCAGTCCTGGAGTTCAATGAGAAGTGCAAAACGTACAGTTTTCACTAGGCCATCACCATATAAAACTAATGATAGTGAGAgaggaggcaaaaaagtttctatcaTGAGCCGGCTAGGACCTAAAGTAGATaagcaagaaaaaaattctgttagTGGAAT acaaaaaaaaatgccaagGCAATGTAGCAATTCTGAAATGGAATCAGACCCTATTGTGCTTCAGAGAAggcaaaaacaaattgaatatggaaaaaatactaTTGGCTATGATAACTTTACAAAAATGGTCCCCAG ATCTGAGCGAAAACTTGATGATCCAAAAACCCCTCctaaatatggaaaatattcaaggCGAGCGTGGGAGGGATTAATTAAACAATGGAGGATTAAACTCCACAAATATGACCCCCCGGAAGCCAAATACGACCCTTCAGAAAcctcttaa
- the LOC136350773 gene encoding fumarylacetoacetate hydrolase domain-containing protein 2-like, which translates to MNPNLTRITGNLRRKFFNNDIASNLLSIRHFSVSSTCNMRYVQYRNKNGGQQHLGAQLSIGGDIIDISSVDSTIPNNLVDFLKLGQSTYEKARRIIANGKSVTPISDAVLLSPVTNSDKVVCVGLNYTGHCDEQNLPYPKEPMFFSKFSSVVVGPNDNIVIPPITNQVDWEVELAVVIGRQVKAIRPDQAQDYIFGYTVAQDISARDWQKSRNNGQFLLGKSMDTFCPLGPAVVTKSKIDPSKLAIKSWVNGVLKQSGNTSELIFKIDFLVSYLSQIVTLYPGDVILTGTPAGVGMHRKPAEYLKPGNVLESEIEGIGRLRNVINS; encoded by the exons atgaaCCCGAATTTGACGAGGATTACTGGGAATCTAaggagaaaattttttaacaacgaCATTGCATCGAATTTGCTATCCATTAGACACTTCTCCGTATCAAGCACGTGCAACATGAGGTACGTGCAATATAGGAACAAGAATGGCGGCCAGCAACACTTGGGCGCCCAACTTTCCATTGGAGGGGACATCATTGATATTAGTTCTGTGGATTCCACCATCCCCAACAATTTGGTGGATTTTCTGAAATTGGGCCAATCGACTTATGAAAAGGCTAGAAG AATAATTGCTAATGGTAAATCAGTTACCCCAATATCAGATGCAGTCCTTCTGTCCCCAGTTACCAACAGTGACAAAGTTGTCTGCGTTGGTCTCAACTACACTGGACATTGTGATGAACAAAACTTGCCCTACCCAAAAGAACCCATGTTCTTCAGCAAGTTTTCCTCAGTTGTAGTAGGACCGAACGACAATATTGTCATTCCACCAATTACGAAT CAAGTTGATTGGGAGGTCGAATTAGCGGTAGTCATAGGCAGACAAGTAAAAGCAATCAGACCAGACCAAGCTCAAGATTACATTTTCGGATACACAGTGGCTCAAGACATAAGTGCTAGAGATTGGCAGAAGAGTAGGAACAACGGTCAATTTTTACTGGGAAAATCTATGGACACATTCTGCCCATTGGGGCCCGCTGTCGTAACCAAAAGCAAAATTGATCCCAGTAAATTGGCAATCAAAAGTTGGGTGAATGGGGTGTTAAAGCAAAGCGGAAATACTTCAGAGCTCATTTTTAAGATCGACTTTTTGGTCTCTTATTTGTCCCA GATTGTGACATTGTATCCTGGTGATGTTATCTTGACTGGAACCCCCGCGGGTGTAGGTATGCATAGGAAACCTGCAGAATATTTAAAACCGGGAAACGTTTTGGAAAGCGAAATTGAGGGGATTGGGAGACTCAGAAATGTTATTAATTCCTAA
- the Mitofilin gene encoding MICOS complex subunit Mic60 isoform X1, which translates to MLMLKVLGKLLSKRISWKLLNAPHAKCQSLTNPTSCTIISSPGIQHYSNKPICPPNQPPKQEKSGGGGGKLLLTLGALTLAGGATLAYAKYDENFKKTLTTYLPFTEPVLESIDMLSPSILYENTKKSLKSTFSSDVQNGLTAGKPAVPEPKEYKAPPPILPVLEKEVKHHEEFYSEIRLQKEEKDGGGSELDIAGKPRPSSSSTDSKALSELETKLCKSAEAAVNAYNKAVYVLLSYNRDIEYIVDEAVNELKPDIWDNIREKTRQKNDCLKRANEKAEEAIKDVNKLKQLVSNQDFDAPENTKFIIRNNISKVQDDIASAKKALDLELKRGSVTEKYWNKVEKARKNFSEELEIMFPNIDISKKKFTIDPVDLDLFILHVYANVLFYQKELAKMETVLQKRVDQAVDRARKGDLQPLTVVQICEAVEQEKRRLSTSFQQQVLKLRKEAEQELRVQLKRQSQVFNDHLEEAIKVRETEIERVLSEKFDKDLEEERCRFKKQLSAMVGRLRGLDEAIKARTDADASSKQAQVLWSACQSLLRAIKAGCPGIPWKDQIRPLEPEINAVVRAAAPNDELVSVVIGGIPKEARERGVFPEDALRERFLKVEKVALTVDLIPAEGAALPIHVLSYLQSMLLIKSPSPIPQSELNDEKVCFGYLKTNEILQRARYWLDRGDFAQALKYMNLLKGAPRCVARQWMNETRIFLETQQAANTLMAHAASSGLMYL; encoded by the exons ATGTTGATGCTAAAAGTTTTAGGGAAGCTTCTGAGCAAACGAATTTCATGg AAACTTCTGAATGCACCACACGCAAAGTGCCAAAGTTTAACAAACCCTACGAGTTGTACAATTATCAGCAGCCCTGGGATTCAACACTATAGCAATAAGCCTATATGTCCTCCAAATCAACCaccaaaacaggaaaaaaGTGGTGGAGGAGGAGGAAAATTGCTGTTAACTTTGG GAGCATTAACACTAGCTGGTGGTGCAACTCTAGCATATGCTAAATATGAtgagaactttaaaaaaactttaactaCATATTTGCCATTTACTGAGCCAGTACTAGAGTCAATTGACATGTTATCTCCTTCAATTCTGTATGAAAACACCAAGAAATCTCTTAAGAGCACATTTTCTAGTGATGTTCAGAATGGTTTGACTGCTGGCAAGCCGGCAGTTCCAGAACCTAAGGAATACAAAG CTCCACCGCCCATTTTACCAGTTTTGGAAAAAGAAGTTAAACATCATGAAGAGTTCTATAGCGAAATTCGGCtacaaaaagaagaaaaggaTGGTGGGGGGTCTGAGCTTGATATTG cgGGCAAGCCAAGACCATCGTCTAGCTCCACTGATTCTAAAGCTTTAAGTGAACTCGAAACAAAACTATGCAAATCGGCGGAAGCGGCGGTCAATGCCTACAATAAGGCCGTTTACGTTCTGCTAAGCTATAATCGCGATATTGAATACATCGTAGATGAGGCTGTGAATGAACTTAAACCGGATATATGGGATAATATTCGCGAAAAGACCCGGCAAAAAAATGATTGCCTAAAGAGAGCAAATGAAAAAGCTGAGGAAGCTATTAAAGATGTTAACAAACTGAAGCAGTTGGTTTCAAATCAAGATTTTGACGCTCctgaaaataccaaatttatcattagaaataatatttccaaA GTACAAGACGACATTGCGTCAGCTAAGAAAGCTCTGGATTTAGAACTGAAACGTGGGAGCGTAACTGAGAAATATTGGAACAAAGTAGAGAAGGCACGAAAAAATTTCTCTGAAGAACTGGAAATAATGTTCCCAAATATTGAtatatcaaagaaaaaatttaccattgaTCCTGTAGATTTGGATTTGTTCATCTTGCATGTTTATGCCAATGTGTTATTTTATCAAAAG GAATTAGCAAAAATGGAAACTGTGCTTCAAAAGCGAGTGGATCAGGCAGTAGACCGTGCCCGCAAAGGCGATTTACAACCGCTCACTGTGGTCCAGATTTGCGAGGCTGTAGAACAAGAAAAGAGGCGCTTGAGTACCTCTTTCCAGCAACAGGTACTCAAGTTGAGAAAAGAGGCCGAGCAGGAGTTGCGCGTGCAATTGAAACGACAGTCCCAAGTTTTTAATGACCACTTAGAGGAAGCAATCAAAGTTAGGGAAACGGAGATCGAGAGAGTCTTGTCCGAAAAATTTGATAAGGACCTTGAAGAGGAACGATGCCGGTTTAAGAAACAGCTCTCGGCCATGGTTGGGAGATTAAGAGGATTAGATGAAGCTATAAAAG CTAGAACCGATGCAGATGCTTCGTCTAAACAAGCTCAAGTGTTATGGAGTGCATGTCAGTCCCTATTACGCGCTATTAAGGCTGGTTGCCCAGGTATTCCTTGGAAGGATCAAATTCGGCCTTTGGAGCCAGAAATTAATGCTGTTGTGAGAGCAGCAG CACCAAATGATGAACTTGTATCAGTGGTAATTGGAGGCATTCCAAAAGAAGCAAGGGAGAGGGGAGTGTTCCCTGAAGATGCCCTTCGAGAGAGATTTTTGAAAGTTGAAAAGGTTGCTCTAACTGTAGATTTAATCCCCGCAGAAG GTGCGGCACTACCAATCCACGTCTTGTCGTACTTACAATCGATGTTATTAATCAAATCGCCTAGCCCTATTCCACAGTCCGAGCTAAACGATGAAAAAGTCTGTTTCGGCTACTTAAAAACTAACGAAATTTTACAGAGAGCAAG GTATTGGTTGGATAGAGGCGATTTCGCCCAAGCCTTAAAGTACATGAACTTGTTGAAAGGAGCTCCCAGGTGTGTGGCCCGACAATGGATGAACGAAACTAGGATCTTTTTAGAGACCCAACAGGCAGCGAACACTCTGATGGCTCACGCGGCTTCCAGCGGGCTGATGTATTTGTAA
- the Mitofilin gene encoding MICOS complex subunit Mic60 isoform X2, producing MLMLKVLGKLLSKRISWKLLNAPHAKCQSLTNPTSCTIISSPGIQHYSNKPICPPNQPPKQEKSGGGGGKLLLTLGALTLAGGATLAYAKYDENFKKTLTTYLPFTEPVLESIDMLSPSILYENTKKSLKSTFSSDVQNGLTAGKPAVPEPKEYKAGKPRPSSSSTDSKALSELETKLCKSAEAAVNAYNKAVYVLLSYNRDIEYIVDEAVNELKPDIWDNIREKTRQKNDCLKRANEKAEEAIKDVNKLKQLVSNQDFDAPENTKFIIRNNISKVQDDIASAKKALDLELKRGSVTEKYWNKVEKARKNFSEELEIMFPNIDISKKKFTIDPVDLDLFILHVYANVLFYQKELAKMETVLQKRVDQAVDRARKGDLQPLTVVQICEAVEQEKRRLSTSFQQQVLKLRKEAEQELRVQLKRQSQVFNDHLEEAIKVRETEIERVLSEKFDKDLEEERCRFKKQLSAMVGRLRGLDEAIKARTDADASSKQAQVLWSACQSLLRAIKAGCPGIPWKDQIRPLEPEINAVVRAAAPNDELVSVVIGGIPKEARERGVFPEDALRERFLKVEKVALTVDLIPAEGAALPIHVLSYLQSMLLIKSPSPIPQSELNDEKVCFGYLKTNEILQRARYWLDRGDFAQALKYMNLLKGAPRCVARQWMNETRIFLETQQAANTLMAHAASSGLMYL from the exons ATGTTGATGCTAAAAGTTTTAGGGAAGCTTCTGAGCAAACGAATTTCATGg AAACTTCTGAATGCACCACACGCAAAGTGCCAAAGTTTAACAAACCCTACGAGTTGTACAATTATCAGCAGCCCTGGGATTCAACACTATAGCAATAAGCCTATATGTCCTCCAAATCAACCaccaaaacaggaaaaaaGTGGTGGAGGAGGAGGAAAATTGCTGTTAACTTTGG GAGCATTAACACTAGCTGGTGGTGCAACTCTAGCATATGCTAAATATGAtgagaactttaaaaaaactttaactaCATATTTGCCATTTACTGAGCCAGTACTAGAGTCAATTGACATGTTATCTCCTTCAATTCTGTATGAAAACACCAAGAAATCTCTTAAGAGCACATTTTCTAGTGATGTTCAGAATGGTTTGACTGCTGGCAAGCCGGCAGTTCCAGAACCTAAGGAATACAAAG cgGGCAAGCCAAGACCATCGTCTAGCTCCACTGATTCTAAAGCTTTAAGTGAACTCGAAACAAAACTATGCAAATCGGCGGAAGCGGCGGTCAATGCCTACAATAAGGCCGTTTACGTTCTGCTAAGCTATAATCGCGATATTGAATACATCGTAGATGAGGCTGTGAATGAACTTAAACCGGATATATGGGATAATATTCGCGAAAAGACCCGGCAAAAAAATGATTGCCTAAAGAGAGCAAATGAAAAAGCTGAGGAAGCTATTAAAGATGTTAACAAACTGAAGCAGTTGGTTTCAAATCAAGATTTTGACGCTCctgaaaataccaaatttatcattagaaataatatttccaaA GTACAAGACGACATTGCGTCAGCTAAGAAAGCTCTGGATTTAGAACTGAAACGTGGGAGCGTAACTGAGAAATATTGGAACAAAGTAGAGAAGGCACGAAAAAATTTCTCTGAAGAACTGGAAATAATGTTCCCAAATATTGAtatatcaaagaaaaaatttaccattgaTCCTGTAGATTTGGATTTGTTCATCTTGCATGTTTATGCCAATGTGTTATTTTATCAAAAG GAATTAGCAAAAATGGAAACTGTGCTTCAAAAGCGAGTGGATCAGGCAGTAGACCGTGCCCGCAAAGGCGATTTACAACCGCTCACTGTGGTCCAGATTTGCGAGGCTGTAGAACAAGAAAAGAGGCGCTTGAGTACCTCTTTCCAGCAACAGGTACTCAAGTTGAGAAAAGAGGCCGAGCAGGAGTTGCGCGTGCAATTGAAACGACAGTCCCAAGTTTTTAATGACCACTTAGAGGAAGCAATCAAAGTTAGGGAAACGGAGATCGAGAGAGTCTTGTCCGAAAAATTTGATAAGGACCTTGAAGAGGAACGATGCCGGTTTAAGAAACAGCTCTCGGCCATGGTTGGGAGATTAAGAGGATTAGATGAAGCTATAAAAG CTAGAACCGATGCAGATGCTTCGTCTAAACAAGCTCAAGTGTTATGGAGTGCATGTCAGTCCCTATTACGCGCTATTAAGGCTGGTTGCCCAGGTATTCCTTGGAAGGATCAAATTCGGCCTTTGGAGCCAGAAATTAATGCTGTTGTGAGAGCAGCAG CACCAAATGATGAACTTGTATCAGTGGTAATTGGAGGCATTCCAAAAGAAGCAAGGGAGAGGGGAGTGTTCCCTGAAGATGCCCTTCGAGAGAGATTTTTGAAAGTTGAAAAGGTTGCTCTAACTGTAGATTTAATCCCCGCAGAAG GTGCGGCACTACCAATCCACGTCTTGTCGTACTTACAATCGATGTTATTAATCAAATCGCCTAGCCCTATTCCACAGTCCGAGCTAAACGATGAAAAAGTCTGTTTCGGCTACTTAAAAACTAACGAAATTTTACAGAGAGCAAG GTATTGGTTGGATAGAGGCGATTTCGCCCAAGCCTTAAAGTACATGAACTTGTTGAAAGGAGCTCCCAGGTGTGTGGCCCGACAATGGATGAACGAAACTAGGATCTTTTTAGAGACCCAACAGGCAGCGAACACTCTGATGGCTCACGCGGCTTCCAGCGGGCTGATGTATTTGTAA